One Actinomycetota bacterium genomic region harbors:
- a CDS encoding phosphotransferase → MGFTQAPRFLGVDEEGREVLSFIDGESGGAGWRQVASIDGLRAMISLLEDYQQAVRGFHLHGPTAWSAGVVDLDGSQVICHGDFGPWNVVWRDGQAVGLLDWDHARPGDALDDVGYAAQYLVPLRSDEDCVSLFGYDEPPDRRTRLRVLSDGFTTTPDAVLRRAVEMQLGTIALVESLADRGLEPQATWVREGLLDDLAGRLAWAQTNGDSFV, encoded by the coding sequence GTGGGTTTCACGCAGGCACCTCGCTTCCTCGGGGTAGACGAGGAAGGTCGAGAGGTCCTCAGCTTCATCGACGGGGAGTCTGGGGGAGCCGGGTGGCGTCAGGTCGCCTCCATCGACGGCTTGCGAGCCATGATCTCTCTCCTCGAGGACTATCAACAGGCCGTCCGGGGCTTCCATCTGCATGGGCCGACCGCGTGGTCGGCCGGCGTTGTCGACCTCGATGGCTCACAAGTGATTTGCCATGGTGACTTCGGCCCTTGGAACGTCGTCTGGCGCGATGGACAGGCGGTCGGCCTGCTGGACTGGGATCACGCAAGGCCGGGGGACGCCCTCGATGACGTTGGCTACGCCGCGCAGTACCTGGTTCCGCTTCGCTCCGATGAGGACTGCGTGAGCTTGTTCGGCTATGACGAGCCGCCCGACCGTCGCACCCGGCTGCGCGTGCTGAGCGACGGGTTCACCACAACCCCCGATGCCGTGCTGCGCCGAGCGGTGGAGATGCAACTCGGCACGATCGCCCTGGTGGAGTCGTTGGCCGACCGCGGCCTGGAACCGCAGGCGACGTGGGTTCGTGAGGGCCTGCTCGACGACCTGGCTGGGCGCCTCGCGTGGGCTCAGACCAACGGCGATTCGTTCGTGTAG